The following proteins are co-located in the Haloarcula marismortui ATCC 43049 genome:
- a CDS encoding Lrp/AsnC ligand binding domain-containing protein, translating to MVSAFIMIKTAAGKSEELLAAVRDAEGITEAHIVAGQYDIIGEATGTEVYDIMQSVSGHVRDLDGVADTRTYICLE from the coding sequence ATGGTTAGCGCGTTTATTATGATCAAGACCGCTGCTGGCAAATCCGAAGAACTCCTTGCGGCAGTTCGTGACGCCGAGGGCATCACCGAGGCACATATCGTCGCCGGGCAGTACGATATCATCGGCGAAGCGACGGGTACGGAAGTGTATGATATCATGCAGTCGGTCTCGGGTCACGTCCGAGACCTCGACGGCGTCGCCGACACGCGCACGTACATCTGTTTGGAGTGA
- the cofC gene encoding 2-phospho-L-lactate guanylyltransferase, whose product MRLAVPVSGSTPKTRLASVLSPDERRDFTEAMLADVVDAVTSAGHEPEVISTAPLDCAVPVTVDDRGLDPLVNDLLASTVTDDEGALAVVMADLPLVTRESIERLLAPEADVVLAPGLGGGTNAFVCRHPEFRVDYHGASIRDHRETARDVGASVTEVDSRRLATDIDEPDDLAEVLLHSDGAAADWLKQSGFELTATGGRVDVERFR is encoded by the coding sequence ATGCGTCTCGCCGTCCCCGTCTCGGGGTCTACCCCTAAAACGCGACTCGCATCCGTTCTTTCTCCCGACGAGCGCCGTGATTTTACCGAAGCGATGCTTGCAGACGTCGTCGACGCAGTGACATCAGCGGGCCACGAACCCGAAGTCATCTCGACAGCGCCCCTCGACTGTGCCGTTCCGGTCACCGTCGACGACCGCGGGCTTGATCCGCTCGTCAACGACCTGCTCGCGTCGACGGTGACTGACGACGAAGGGGCACTTGCCGTCGTGATGGCCGACCTCCCGCTTGTGACCCGGGAAAGCATCGAACGACTGCTTGCTCCCGAAGCCGATGTGGTGCTGGCTCCGGGTCTAGGCGGTGGGACGAACGCCTTCGTCTGTCGGCATCCGGAGTTCAGGGTCGACTACCACGGCGCGTCTATCCGCGACCATCGGGAGACCGCCCGAGACGTGGGAGCCAGCGTTACCGAAGTTGACTCACGGCGGCTTGCGACCGACATCGACGAACCGGACGACCTCGCTGAGGTGCTGCTACACAGCGACGGCGCGGCCGCCGACTGGCTCAAACAGTCAGGATTCGAGCTGACAGCCACCGGTGGACGGGTCGACGTGGAGCGATTTCGGTAG
- a CDS encoding DUF5813 family protein, which translates to MTDVPDDVAEAFDRHDALVSAGDSYAVETTNFDGRVTASEGEEWRTNYEVTVRAPSLQAATSDEVGDAVVDGWLETLERRLEDAPKATRTAVELDDYSVVEAGEQVVVTFQYTMGGERQAADVAKTFVEYVEGTYVEGVIPGYDYVGVVADLLNSASTGGSEGSRGGTPL; encoded by the coding sequence ATGACTGATGTGCCAGATGACGTTGCCGAAGCGTTCGACCGACACGATGCACTCGTCTCGGCTGGAGATAGCTACGCGGTCGAGACGACGAACTTCGACGGCCGCGTGACCGCGTCTGAGGGCGAAGAGTGGCGGACAAACTACGAGGTGACGGTCAGAGCGCCGTCGCTACAGGCCGCGACAAGCGATGAGGTTGGTGACGCCGTCGTCGATGGCTGGCTTGAGACGCTGGAGCGACGGCTTGAGGACGCGCCGAAAGCGACCCGAACCGCTGTCGAGCTGGACGATTACAGCGTCGTTGAGGCCGGCGAGCAGGTCGTGGTCACGTTCCAGTACACAATGGGTGGCGAACGGCAGGCCGCGGACGTCGCCAAAACCTTCGTCGAGTACGTCGAGGGGACGTACGTCGAGGGCGTCATTCCCGGCTACGACTATGTCGGCGTCGTGGCTGACCTGCTCAATTCGGCGAGTACCGGCGGGAGCGAGGGGTCTCGCGGCGGGACACCACTGTAG
- a CDS encoding ABC transporter ATP-binding protein has protein sequence MSESVVDTVSHQADETLLDVQDLKTYYEGGGLLGGDPVKAVDGVNFEISRGETFGLVGESGCGKTTLGRTLIQLETATSGTVSFDGTDITELSGGDLKQWRRNAQMVFQDPESSLNDRMTVGEIIREPLDVHEQGTARERREKVRTLLDQVGLMPEHYYRYPHQFSGGQRQRIGIARALALEPEFVVLDEPVSALDVSVQAQILNLLEELQEEFGLTYLFIAHDLSVVRHICDRVGVMYLGNLMEVGPTEQLFQSPENPYTRALLSAIPEPDPTVQVDRITLPGSPPSPRDPPQGCPFATRCPVRIRPEDIEASDAVWDRIREFRDVIRERSRAEQSIGERLKERLGFDTALADSEEIVEEEFSDVTLPPDVQEHVEQAASYLSDGDPDAARAYLREVFGSQCDTETPQYYDVDDGRMSFCHRHAQEHVSPGDELRQRGYDTHDG, from the coding sequence ATGAGTGAATCAGTCGTCGATACCGTGTCGCACCAAGCCGACGAGACGTTGCTCGATGTACAGGACCTGAAGACGTACTACGAAGGCGGTGGACTGCTCGGGGGAGACCCGGTGAAAGCCGTCGACGGCGTGAACTTCGAAATCTCACGCGGCGAAACATTCGGGCTAGTCGGTGAATCCGGCTGTGGCAAGACAACTCTGGGTCGGACGCTCATCCAGTTGGAGACGGCTACGTCTGGGACGGTCTCCTTCGATGGAACCGATATAACCGAGCTCAGCGGCGGCGACCTCAAGCAGTGGCGCCGCAACGCCCAGATGGTGTTTCAGGACCCCGAGTCGAGCCTCAACGACCGGATGACTGTCGGCGAGATTATCCGCGAACCGCTGGACGTTCACGAACAGGGCACGGCCCGCGAGCGTCGGGAGAAAGTGCGGACACTGCTCGATCAGGTCGGGCTCATGCCGGAGCACTACTACCGATATCCCCACCAGTTCTCCGGCGGGCAGCGACAGCGCATCGGCATTGCTCGCGCACTCGCACTCGAACCGGAGTTCGTCGTCCTCGACGAACCCGTTTCGGCACTCGACGTGTCCGTTCAGGCCCAGATACTCAATCTGCTGGAGGAGCTCCAAGAGGAGTTCGGTCTCACGTACCTCTTCATCGCGCACGACCTGAGCGTGGTCCGGCACATCTGTGACCGCGTCGGGGTGATGTATCTCGGGAACCTCATGGAAGTCGGGCCGACGGAACAGTTGTTCCAGAGCCCAGAAAACCCCTACACGCGCGCATTGCTGTCGGCGATTCCAGAACCGGATCCGACGGTTCAGGTGGATCGGATCACCCTGCCGGGCTCACCACCGAGTCCACGGGATCCGCCGCAGGGGTGTCCCTTCGCAACGCGGTGTCCCGTCCGGATCCGCCCGGAAGACATCGAAGCCAGCGACGCAGTGTGGGACCGGATTCGAGAGTTCCGTGATGTCATTCGCGAGCGGTCGCGCGCGGAACAGTCGATCGGTGAGCGGCTCAAGGAACGACTCGGGTTCGACACCGCACTGGCCGACAGTGAGGAAATCGTCGAAGAGGAGTTCAGCGACGTGACCCTTCCGCCGGACGTACAGGAGCACGTCGAGCAGGCGGCGTCGTATCTCAGTGATGGCGACCCCGACGCCGCTCGTGCCTACCTCAGAGAAGTGTTCGGCAGTCAGTGTGACACCGAAACGCCGCAGTACTACGATGTCGACGATGGACGGATGAGCTTCTGTCACCGCCACGCACAGGAGCACGTCTCCCCTGGCGACGAACTCCGCCAACGTGGCTACGACACGCACGATGGATAA
- the htr1 gene encoding sensory rhodopsin I transducer Htr1 encodes MTISSVKQSYGAKLGVGYIATATLLITVGVVTQDVASTVVAGIAGLLTLGSINAAETVASITELSAQTQRVADGDLDIEIDSTRTDEFGDLADSIEQMRVSLRDRLSEMEAARADLEQAQTDANEAQAEAEAAEEEAKELATAYQDIATEYGTVMAAAADGDLTQRVDVATEYDAMETVGQSFNRMMDELQETIETVTAVSKRITTETDEITETSRRVQQEVDAAVETVADIQTQATDQQTKLESAAVDIQDVSASAEEIAATIDDLADRSSEVEEASSDARTASETALTEMDQIQADAADAVTQVETLQQRMAEITDIADIISEIAEQTNMLALNASIEAARAGGQGSGADGNGFSVVADEVKSLAEETQSRADEIATVIAEVSEQTEEVTDSIQATETRVETGTETVESALSEIATIAEAVDDISASIEEMRETTSEQADTVQATADSIADVTEASAETATTAEEMSTQIRRQRDVVKSISDSLDSFRETAVDDLESRVRLFTINTDTTAASQTRAVGSPSIGGDD; translated from the coding sequence GTGACTATTTCTAGTGTCAAGCAGAGCTATGGGGCCAAGCTCGGTGTCGGATACATCGCAACGGCTACCCTGCTTATCACTGTCGGGGTGGTAACACAAGATGTTGCATCGACAGTCGTCGCCGGCATCGCCGGTTTACTGACGCTTGGCTCGATCAACGCAGCCGAAACGGTTGCCAGCATCACCGAGTTATCAGCACAGACACAACGGGTGGCAGACGGAGACCTCGATATCGAAATCGACTCGACGCGTACCGACGAGTTCGGGGACCTTGCTGACTCTATCGAGCAGATGCGCGTCTCGTTGCGCGATCGACTGTCAGAGATGGAGGCCGCGAGGGCAGACCTCGAACAGGCACAGACTGACGCAAACGAGGCACAGGCAGAGGCAGAGGCTGCTGAGGAGGAAGCCAAGGAACTCGCCACAGCCTACCAGGACATTGCAACAGAGTACGGGACAGTCATGGCAGCCGCCGCAGACGGCGATCTCACGCAGCGTGTCGATGTGGCCACTGAGTATGACGCTATGGAGACCGTCGGCCAGTCGTTCAATAGGATGATGGATGAGTTACAGGAGACGATCGAGACGGTCACCGCCGTTTCGAAGCGTATCACAACTGAAACTGACGAGATAACCGAAACGAGTCGGCGAGTCCAGCAGGAGGTCGACGCGGCTGTCGAAACGGTCGCCGATATCCAGACGCAAGCAACCGACCAGCAGACAAAACTCGAATCAGCTGCAGTCGATATTCAAGACGTGAGCGCGTCAGCAGAGGAAATTGCCGCAACAATTGACGACCTTGCCGACCGGAGCAGTGAGGTCGAGGAAGCCAGCAGTGACGCTCGGACAGCCTCGGAAACAGCCCTGACGGAGATGGACCAGATACAGGCTGATGCAGCTGACGCTGTCACACAGGTCGAAACCCTCCAGCAGCGAATGGCCGAGATAACGGACATCGCGGATATCATCTCAGAGATCGCGGAGCAGACAAATATGCTGGCACTGAACGCGTCGATAGAGGCCGCTCGCGCTGGTGGACAGGGCAGCGGTGCGGACGGGAACGGGTTCAGCGTCGTTGCAGACGAAGTCAAGTCACTTGCGGAAGAGACGCAGTCGCGGGCTGACGAGATAGCAACGGTCATCGCGGAGGTATCTGAGCAGACAGAGGAGGTGACTGACTCGATACAGGCGACGGAGACGCGAGTCGAAACTGGTACTGAGACCGTCGAATCGGCCCTGTCGGAAATTGCGACAATCGCGGAGGCCGTCGACGACATCTCAGCCTCCATCGAAGAGATGCGAGAAACTACCTCGGAGCAGGCAGACACCGTTCAAGCGACGGCCGACTCGATAGCGGATGTCACCGAAGCAAGCGCGGAGACAGCGACGACTGCGGAAGAAATGTCGACACAGATCCGTCGGCAGCGGGACGTCGTCA
- a CDS encoding DUF7529 family protein yields the protein MVKTGGEGTDDLERLAAGSDERKASWKQTLEETQALADQRRSNGREAVVVPAGDAGLQTVDDGDGLELVFVIPGNKAEDVTRLVESNPLEAYDVYRRTVGEQVFLAVEYFDPDAASLFIAGAYKLQDAGNTVTAANDGATFQTMLRKLDGTPVATFNHADRTKFLPTDRLPVDE from the coding sequence ATGGTTAAGACAGGTGGCGAGGGGACGGACGACCTCGAACGGCTTGCCGCTGGTTCGGACGAGCGCAAGGCATCGTGGAAACAGACGCTAGAAGAGACACAGGCACTGGCAGACCAGCGGCGGTCTAACGGCCGCGAGGCCGTCGTCGTCCCGGCCGGGGATGCGGGCCTGCAGACAGTCGACGACGGTGACGGGCTCGAACTCGTGTTCGTCATTCCGGGCAACAAGGCCGAAGACGTGACGCGGCTAGTCGAATCGAACCCCCTCGAAGCGTATGACGTGTATCGGCGGACGGTCGGAGAACAGGTATTTCTGGCTGTCGAGTACTTCGACCCAGACGCCGCCTCGTTGTTCATCGCTGGCGCGTACAAGCTCCAGGATGCCGGGAACACGGTTACCGCTGCGAACGACGGCGCGACGTTCCAGACGATGCTCAGAAAACTGGACGGGACCCCGGTCGCAACGTTCAACCACGCGGACCGGACGAAGTTCCTCCCAACAGACAGGCTCCCTGTCGACGAGTAG
- a CDS encoding Lrp/AsnC family transcriptional regulator has translation MVIAYVMVKAHTGDADRLKDDIEAVDGVVEAHIVAGDVDFIAKVNVETPAEVKDVAATHIQEIQGVETTQTYIAMD, from the coding sequence ATGGTCATTGCCTACGTGATGGTCAAAGCCCACACTGGTGACGCGGACCGTCTGAAGGATGACATCGAAGCCGTTGACGGCGTTGTCGAGGCCCACATCGTCGCTGGTGACGTCGACTTTATCGCAAAAGTGAACGTGGAGACGCCCGCCGAAGTCAAGGATGTCGCAGCGACACACATCCAGGAAATCCAGGGTGTCGAAACGACACAGACCTATATCGCGATGGACTGA
- a CDS encoding potassium channel family protein, translating into MRFVIVGAGRVGLRTARVLQESGHEVVLIERDENAVERARTAGFEVIAGDGAIEETLGNADLEAADALGALTGDLNDNFVACMIAKEHGCRTVMRIDEDYREEIYRRYASDVDEVIYPERLGAIAAKNALLGGNIRAVADIAQNLQLVEFTIQRQSPMEGYSLSELELPSDSRLMAHGKGEDPLAIPDPDETLEAGDRVVILADFGTLSDVRSIVVGESERATALGGA; encoded by the coding sequence ATGCGATTCGTTATCGTGGGTGCAGGTCGTGTCGGATTGCGGACGGCTCGCGTCCTGCAAGAGAGTGGCCACGAAGTTGTCCTCATCGAGCGCGATGAGAACGCCGTCGAACGCGCGCGAACGGCTGGTTTCGAGGTAATTGCGGGCGACGGCGCTATCGAGGAGACGCTCGGCAACGCCGACCTCGAAGCTGCCGACGCGCTCGGCGCGCTCACCGGCGACCTGAACGACAATTTCGTTGCCTGTATGATCGCCAAGGAACACGGCTGTCGAACCGTTATGCGTATCGACGAGGACTACCGCGAGGAGATCTACCGACGCTACGCCTCCGACGTTGACGAGGTCATCTACCCCGAACGGCTGGGTGCTATCGCCGCAAAGAACGCGCTGCTTGGCGGCAACATCCGCGCGGTCGCCGACATCGCACAGAACCTCCAGCTCGTGGAGTTTACTATTCAGAGACAATCGCCGATGGAAGGGTACTCGCTGTCGGAGCTGGAGCTGCCATCGGATTCCCGGCTAATGGCGCACGGGAAAGGCGAGGACCCGCTCGCCATTCCCGACCCGGACGAAACGCTGGAGGCCGGCGACCGGGTCGTGATACTGGCCGACTTCGGGACGCTCTCTGACGTTCGTAGTATCGTTGTCGGTGAATCAGAACGCGCGACTGCGCTTGGAGGTGCCTGA
- a CDS encoding tubulin/FtsZ family protein, whose product MKLAMIGFGQAGGKIVDKFLEYDKETGSGIVRSAVAVNTAKADLLGLEHIPEENRVLIGQARVKGHGVGADNELGAEIAEEDIDEVQGAIDNIPVHEVDAFLIVAGLGGGTGSGGSPVVAKHLKRIYTEPVYGLGVLPGSDEGGIYTLNAARSFQTFVREVDNLMVFDNDAWRQTGESVEGGYDHINEEIVRRFGVLFGAGEIEAGDNVAESVVDSSEIINTLDGGGVSTVGYASEDVEVSSGGGGLLSRFKGDDSSDDSMDTANTTNRITSLVRKAALGRLTLPCEIEGAERALLVMAGPPEHLNRKGIERGRKWLEEQTGSMEVRGGDYPTNAPKVAASILLAGVHNVPRIKELQQVAIEAQDNIDDIRNQSEDNLEDLVEDDEDELDPLF is encoded by the coding sequence ATGAAACTGGCGATGATCGGCTTCGGGCAGGCCGGTGGCAAAATTGTGGACAAATTTCTCGAGTACGACAAGGAAACCGGCTCGGGAATCGTCCGCTCGGCTGTTGCGGTTAATACAGCAAAAGCAGACCTGCTTGGGCTAGAACACATTCCGGAAGAGAATCGAGTGCTCATTGGCCAGGCCCGCGTCAAGGGCCACGGCGTGGGCGCGGACAACGAACTCGGCGCGGAAATCGCCGAAGAGGATATCGACGAGGTGCAGGGTGCGATTGACAACATCCCTGTCCACGAAGTCGACGCCTTCCTCATCGTCGCCGGTCTCGGCGGCGGGACCGGATCGGGCGGGTCGCCGGTCGTCGCAAAACACCTCAAGCGCATCTACACCGAACCGGTGTACGGCCTGGGCGTCCTGCCGGGCAGTGACGAGGGTGGCATCTATACCCTCAACGCCGCCCGCTCGTTCCAGACGTTCGTGCGCGAGGTGGACAACCTGATGGTGTTCGACAACGACGCCTGGCGACAGACTGGCGAGTCCGTCGAAGGCGGCTACGACCACATCAACGAGGAGATCGTCCGGCGCTTCGGCGTGCTGTTCGGGGCTGGTGAGATCGAGGCTGGCGATAACGTCGCCGAAAGCGTCGTCGACTCCTCCGAGATCATCAACACGCTCGACGGCGGCGGCGTGTCCACCGTCGGCTACGCCTCCGAGGACGTCGAGGTATCCTCTGGCGGCGGCGGCCTGCTCTCGCGGTTCAAGGGCGACGACTCGTCAGACGATAGCATGGATACGGCTAACACGACGAACCGTATCACGTCGCTCGTTCGGAAAGCCGCGCTCGGCCGGCTGACACTCCCCTGTGAGATCGAAGGTGCAGAGCGTGCCCTGCTCGTGATGGCAGGGCCGCCAGAGCACCTGAACCGGAAGGGGATAGAACGCGGCCGGAAGTGGCTCGAGGAGCAGACCGGTTCGATGGAGGTCCGCGGTGGCGACTATCCGACTAACGCCCCGAAAGTGGCCGCATCCATCCTGCTGGCTGGCGTTCACAACGTTCCACGGATCAAGGAACTCCAGCAGGTCGCCATCGAGGCACAGGACAACATCGACGATATCCGTAACCAAAGCGAAGATAACTTAGAGGACTTGGTCGAAGACGACGAAGATGAACTTGATCCGCTATTCTAA
- a CDS encoding ABC transporter ATP-binding protein, giving the protein MSHTEDGEPLLAVDNLRTVFHSDREEIRAVDGVSFEIARGETLGIVGESGSGKSVTARSIMGLVESPGEIREESSIRLDGRELTALSEKEYRSVRGGDIAMVFQDPLSSLNPVYTVGNQIIEALELHRDMEGAEAKSEAIELLRAVGIPDAARRVDEFPHEFSGGMRQRAVIAMALACDPDLLICDEPTTALDVTIQAQILDLLQEIQTERDIGIMFITHDMGVIAEVADRVAVMYAGEVVEQAPVKELFANPHHPYTQGLLQSIPGRNPSTDRLPTIEGDVPTPHESASFCRFVSRCPKGFDECERVHPAHVEVGDSADHTAACLLYPEDMPTDDTVTQHEANADQTGAEADEALSADDWPAAKRNAGEDTSPVGSDDSDARADGGHGHSAGDTGGHSEGGDPDE; this is encoded by the coding sequence ATGAGCCACACCGAAGACGGCGAGCCACTGCTGGCCGTAGACAACCTCCGGACAGTGTTCCACAGCGACCGAGAGGAGATCCGCGCTGTCGACGGGGTGTCCTTCGAAATTGCTCGCGGCGAGACACTCGGTATTGTCGGCGAATCCGGCTCCGGCAAGAGTGTCACCGCGCGCTCGATAATGGGACTGGTCGAAAGTCCGGGCGAAATCCGCGAGGAGTCGTCCATACGATTAGACGGGAGAGAGTTGACGGCGCTTTCAGAGAAGGAGTACCGGTCAGTTCGTGGCGGGGACATCGCGATGGTGTTTCAGGACCCGCTGAGCTCACTCAACCCGGTGTACACTGTCGGGAACCAGATCATCGAGGCGCTAGAGCTCCACCGCGATATGGAAGGTGCCGAAGCCAAGTCGGAAGCCATCGAACTGCTGCGTGCAGTCGGCATCCCCGACGCGGCGCGGCGTGTCGATGAGTTCCCACACGAGTTCTCCGGCGGGATGCGCCAGCGAGCCGTCATCGCGATGGCACTGGCCTGTGACCCTGACCTGCTCATCTGTGATGAGCCGACGACAGCGCTCGATGTCACTATTCAGGCCCAGATTCTGGACCTGTTGCAGGAGATTCAGACGGAGCGTGACATCGGCATCATGTTCATTACGCACGACATGGGCGTCATCGCGGAAGTTGCTGACCGCGTCGCCGTGATGTACGCCGGCGAAGTCGTTGAGCAAGCACCCGTCAAGGAACTGTTCGCAAACCCACACCATCCATACACGCAGGGACTTCTGCAGAGTATTCCCGGCCGGAACCCCAGTACGGATCGGCTGCCCACTATCGAAGGGGACGTGCCGACGCCGCACGAATCGGCGTCGTTCTGCCGATTCGTCAGCCGGTGCCCGAAGGGCTTCGACGAGTGTGAGCGGGTCCATCCCGCCCACGTCGAGGTCGGCGACTCAGCAGACCACACCGCCGCCTGTCTCCTGTACCCCGAAGATATGCCTACCGACGACACTGTGACACAGCACGAAGCGAACGCAGACCAGACAGGTGCCGAGGCAGACGAAGCGCTGTCGGCAGACGACTGGCCGGCTGCGAAGCGAAACGCCGGAGAGGATACCAGTCCGGTCGGGTCCGACGACAGCGATGCCCGGGCTGATGGTGGCCACGGCCACAGTGCCGGGGACACCGGCGGACACAGTGAGGGAGGTGACCCAGATGAGTGA
- a CDS encoding DUF7555 family protein, with product MDNLAGKILDLLWYALGVTLTATLIGGVLSPLRGGGWVTVKFALFFIGFALFGYASVTLWRAPSLDSDESDESDVSFGVSARERTPFESVLARAVPPLDTLAPPEDRFSPPVKLFVASLFVLGLSLSMEVVFGVR from the coding sequence ATGGATAACCTGGCGGGAAAGATACTCGATCTGCTGTGGTACGCCCTCGGCGTAACGCTCACAGCGACGCTTATCGGTGGCGTGCTCTCGCCGCTCCGTGGCGGTGGCTGGGTGACAGTGAAATTCGCACTGTTTTTTATCGGCTTCGCGCTGTTTGGCTACGCCTCGGTCACACTGTGGCGTGCGCCATCTCTCGATTCCGATGAGTCCGATGAATCAGACGTGTCGTTTGGCGTGTCAGCGCGGGAGCGGACGCCGTTCGAGTCGGTGCTGGCTCGTGCCGTGCCACCCCTCGATACGCTCGCCCCACCCGAAGACCGATTCTCGCCGCCAGTGAAACTCTTTGTTGCGAGCCTGTTCGTCCTCGGGCTCTCTCTGAGCATGGAAGTCGTCTTCGGCGTCCGGTGA
- the tmk gene encoding dTMP kinase, producing the protein MLVTLEGLDGSGKTTVWERLRSDDAVPSETVFTREPTDTWYGDAVQRSIDNDDADSLAELFLYTADHAAHLSETVRPALNEGRLVVSDRYSDSRYAYQGATLAGSGTFDDPLSYVREVHAPWTRPPDRTVYLDLDPETAARRSGATNKFETAEYLTTVRDNYERLIEADPERFVRVDATADPDTVYERVRAAILD; encoded by the coding sequence ATGCTCGTCACGCTCGAAGGACTGGACGGGAGCGGCAAGACGACCGTGTGGGAACGGCTCCGGAGCGACGACGCTGTCCCCAGCGAAACTGTGTTCACGCGCGAACCGACGGATACCTGGTACGGAGACGCCGTCCAGCGCTCCATCGACAACGACGACGCGGACTCGCTGGCCGAACTGTTCCTCTATACGGCAGACCACGCCGCACACCTCTCGGAGACGGTCCGACCGGCACTCAACGAGGGTCGGCTCGTCGTCTCCGACCGCTACAGTGACTCGCGGTACGCCTATCAGGGTGCGACACTCGCAGGTAGTGGGACGTTCGACGACCCGCTATCGTACGTCCGAGAAGTCCATGCCCCCTGGACCCGCCCGCCGGACCGGACCGTGTATCTCGACCTCGATCCCGAAACCGCCGCACGGCGAAGCGGCGCGACGAACAAGTTTGAGACCGCCGAGTATCTCACAACGGTTCGTGACAACTACGAGCGACTTATCGAAGCCGACCCGGAGCGGTTCGTTCGCGTCGACGCAACCGCCGACCCAGACACGGTGTACGAACGGGTCCGGGCAGCGATTCTCGATTAA
- a CDS encoding complex I NDUFA9 subunit family protein: MDVLVVGGTGFIGQHLCRALDEQGHAVTALSRSPEDATLPDGVETVAGDVTDYGSIESAFEGQDAVYYLVALSPLFKPDGGDKMHERIHLGGTENSVQAAEEHGVNRFVQLSALGADPNGDTHYIRSKGQAEQVVTGSSLDWTIFRPSVVFGKGGEFVSFTKRLKGMFAPGVPLYPLPGGGSQTKFQPIWVGDLVPMLVDSIESEEHVGEAYEIGGPEVLTLRDVTNQVYDAEGSSVSIVPLPMPLAKVGLSVLGSVGFPMGADQYRSLKFDNSPATNDIDAFGVSSGSLTTLSGYLRG; encoded by the coding sequence ATGGATGTACTTGTCGTTGGCGGGACCGGATTTATTGGACAGCACCTGTGCCGTGCGCTTGACGAACAGGGACACGCTGTCACTGCGCTGTCCCGGTCTCCGGAGGACGCGACACTCCCAGACGGTGTCGAAACCGTCGCCGGAGATGTCACAGACTACGGTAGCATCGAGAGCGCGTTCGAGGGTCAGGACGCGGTGTATTATCTGGTCGCACTGTCGCCCCTGTTCAAGCCGGATGGCGGCGATAAGATGCACGAACGTATCCATCTCGGCGGGACCGAAAACAGCGTACAGGCCGCAGAAGAGCACGGCGTCAACCGATTCGTCCAGCTGAGCGCACTGGGTGCAGACCCTAATGGCGACACGCATTACATCCGGTCGAAAGGACAGGCCGAGCAAGTCGTTACGGGGTCCTCGCTGGACTGGACCATCTTCCGACCATCAGTCGTCTTCGGCAAGGGCGGGGAGTTCGTCTCCTTCACGAAGCGCCTCAAAGGGATGTTCGCGCCGGGTGTCCCGCTGTATCCGCTTCCCGGCGGCGGTAGTCAGACAAAGTTCCAGCCCATCTGGGTCGGTGACCTCGTGCCGATGCTCGTCGACAGCATCGAATCCGAGGAACACGTCGGCGAGGCCTACGAGATCGGTGGGCCGGAAGTACTGACACTCAGAGACGTGACCAATCAGGTGTACGATGCAGAGGGGTCGTCGGTAAGCATCGTTCCCCTTCCGATGCCGCTCGCGAAGGTCGGCCTCTCTGTCTTGGGAAGCGTTGGCTTCCCGATGGGCGCTGACCAGTACCGTTCGCTCAAATTCGATAACAGTCCGGCAACAAACGATATCGACGCGTTCGGCGTCAGTAGTGGCTCTTTAACGACACTCAGCGGATACCTCCGCGGATAA